aaaTAGCTAACTAGAAactcatttatttttcaatacTCATATACtgtatagatatagatatatgtctgtatatatgtataaatacgTAAAGTATCTCTTTATAATTCTACTACAAGTGCAAGTGACCccaacccaaaaacaaataaagtgaCTCGAGATGACTCTTCAGAAGATGTTATACAAAATAGAtgccttaagaaaaaaaatgaacatgagTCCATATTTGAGCTATTGCACGTTCCTTCCGAGATGCGCTTCTCAACCTAATAACGCCATCCGGCGTTTATACAGTCGCTAAGTCTTAAACCACCATCAGATTGATTGTTTTAGCaagcagatttttattttttctaatctACTACTTCCTGGCTCatagagacggacggacggacgggccatATCATTGTGATTTGGGAACGACGGGAgagtttgttttcaaacattttggTACAATTCCAACATTTGAATCGAATCTCATTTTTTACCGTGTTCCAAACTGCATCATGTCAGTCACAGAAATACAGGCTTACTTTTAGGAATAAAGCCTTTGTCTATTTTTTTCCGAATATAAATAGAATGAGGTAGCAAAGTCATTCTACCCTCAGAGAAGTGGTTTGTTTTCAAAGTGGGAATGCGGCGCTGGAAGTGGTCTGAAGCTGGACCTTTTGCAGTGTAAAAAAGGTTCAGatttaggaaagaaaaaaaaaaaaaccaccattTGAAAACTTCATTGAGCGTGCAAACGgccaattcatttcaattgctCGTGCTGCTGATTTGATCGTCATAGCAATATTTCGCCTCGGCCGGGTTCTGCAGCTCAATGCATGCGTTGCGGCTCCGAAGAGGCCATTTTTCATCCACTCTGCGTGCTCAGAATAGAAAAAGGAGGGCAAAACAACAAAGGTAGCTTCAGGTGGCTTAAGACTTGCGCACAGTACCGGGTATTCATGAAATATCTACTGTATATTTCTCGGAGTAAAAAATCTCACTGGTGAGTCAGTCTACTGCATAGAAGTCTGTCAGGTGGACAAAGCGGGTCTCCTTGCTACAGACGGCGAAATCCTCTCGTCATGAAATTCCTACTCGATCTACTTTCCAAGAATCCCACGCTTCACGTAGacctcttttccttttttcttgtcAAATAAAGTCAGCACGCTTTGTTCTCCGACGATATCGAATTCGACTCTGTGAATTGTATGGCACATATATCGGATCGAAATTTGGCAACGAAACGACAAATACGTTGTCGAGCGGATGACGTACTCTATCGATAAACTCCGTCGACAAACATAAATagctatttcatttttttgttctctAGATGAAAAAATAACACTTTTCGATGAAGAGTGCAGGTGCAGTGTGCGCATGGGCCATcccataaatacataaatagaaATTGAAAACCACCGTTTTCAAGACTGTTCATCCCCCTTGTTCTTTTCTTCTTGGAATATATCACAAAAATACTACACTCATACCCAACGAAGCATCGGAGCTTGTACATTATTTACAGGGATCCACGCAAAGGGTTGCTGTTGGTGATCATTTACCCCCGGTCCCATGATTTGCGTCCTCGTTGTGACGATAGCTTGCTTTTAACCCGCAAGCGCAACTAAcctcgttttttttatttttcttcctttcctcAATCTGTGTACCATTCGATTGGCGCTGAAAACATCGGAAAGTGACTATTCGACCTCTTGTTTTAATCGGACACAAAAAAACCTCTTTCTTAGCCTGTCTGTGAGCAATATCCATCAGCCAGCCAAATAAGATCCAGGACAAATATTGCAATTGATTCCATGCATTATTTCTGACATGGAAGACTCCACTGCTTCCACTGCTGCTTGTGCGATTGCATTGTTTTGAATGAAGCGCACACAACAAGACTCTATTAACCAAGTATGGAAGTGCGCTCCTCAGGGGCTGCTATCCTGCACGTTTTAGATGCTTCACACTGGATCCAAAGCATTGGCTCCGGGAGAGATGGATGAGGAGCAGATCATTAGGTGTGTTGGAAAagggaaacatctcaaatgtgcACGAGCGGTCCTCGGGGATTTGGTATCTTTGGTCTTATGtgagagttgttgtttttttgtgtcaaattaaaaaaacaaagccgTTGATAGTTCATTGTTTTGGAGAAAACCCTTTGTTtccctctttttgtttttggcaCATAGAGTTGGGCAAACGGCCACTGAGAAACGACGCTGCGTGGAGTTCACAGTTTGTACGTGAAGACCCCTTTCTTGGCTGGTGGTAGTCTTAGCGGCGGGCTAAGGTCCTGACAACGGGAGACCTTTTAAGCAtctttgccttttttcccctcacgtTTTGCAAACGACACCGATTGGAACGGAAAAGCCAAGTTTGCATGCATTGGCAGCCACGGCTCGGGTCGGCCGACGCTAACCGAGACGGAAGCAACAGCTACAGCTGGACCCGGTGCCATTCCGCTCGCCGAGTCGGGCTGCCTGTTGGGTATGATATGCCATTAAACAGTGAGTGCGACATGAAGATGAAGCAGCATTGAGTGAGCTGGGTGAGACGGGGAAACGGGAGCAGGACTGGCGGGTGGTGGGGGGGATTGCTAATGGTCAGGTTGgttggagggaggggaggggagggggggtgtggGGGTGCCTTTTCAGGAATAGATGGTGATGACTTCGCGTCCGCCTCCGCGGACCAGAAGGACCCGGTTGAGACCTTCGGTGAGGACCTCAAGGAACTCCATATCTGGTTGAGAAAGGTCAAGGATCTCCAATATAGAATCCTAGCTGGACCTACGTAAACGTGCTTTGTAGGGATGAAGAACATGAGGGAGAAGTTGCCACCTTCTTTTTTGAAGCAGGATTTCATTCGCAAAGGATACAATTCTCGTCACCCGTCCGGTTCTTGGGTGGCCCGGGCATGTTGAGTAGGACCAGCTTGGCCTCCGAGGACTTCTTCATGATGGCCTCGTTGAGTCGCAGCGCCGTGTGCATGCGTCGCACGTTGGACTGGTTcctggacagacagacagacagatggaaTTGGGTGTCGTCGGGATTCGGAAGACAAGACTTTGCCGTTTGTTTGGATGGCGGTGGGTGACGGATGCTCACTCGCCCACGTTTTCACTGTCCTCATCTGCTCATGTCACGTCATAAATAGTCAGAATGAGCTTTAAAGAATCTTTGGTACTTACAGGTTCTCCCATTCACTGCAGCAGGAGCAAGAAGGGAAAGATGGAGATATCAGAACCAGAAGTAGCAAGACACACTCTGAGCTACAGATACAAGATATTTTCAACTTCTTGCTATTGTTCTTAGGAAATACAAGAACTGCATAACAAGCTGGAAGTGGTTCGCATTCGAGGTGGAAGTTTAAAAATGACCTTCAAATAACTCTCATTTCTATTTCAGTGAATTCCTCCAAACCCAAGAGAACTGTTAGCGCTCATGGACCCAGTTGAGGATTGTGGAGATGTTTGTTGAACCCCTGTGAGCACTCACGGCTTCATGTTGAAGATGTCCTTGATGCCGCACGGTGTGGCAGCGCCGGCCGGCTTGCTGGCGTCGCCGTCGCACTTCTCCGTCCAGGTCATTTGAACCTGCTCCCCGGGGCTCCGGGCCACCTcggccggggccggtgggggtgcAGCCGTAGCGGGGCTGGTCGGGGTGGTGTTGTCGTGGATGAGCTGCACCTGGGCAGGGGGGGGCACAGGGGGAGAGGCCGACTTTGActatgaagaggaggaggaggacggatGGTGACGACGTGGAGATACACGTAAATCCACCAGTGTTGGAATGCAGGTCAGAGTCACAGAATGTTTGAGAGGGACAAAAGAGAGGAAGTGGGGTTCAACAACACCATCTTTTCATACTAAACAGCCACGCCTCATCAAATGCGGAAAACTGAAACGGTGACGGCAATTGACGTATTTCTCAGTCTTGACACATTTTCACCAATGACCACATGTGGCCCACGACCGCTAATTCAACAGCCCTGCCCGAGACGTTGGACAATAAGCGGGGATAAACCCtgtccgagcgagcgagcgagctctcTACCTCCTCCTCGggcttctcctccttctcctctggCGGTTCTTCGCTCACACTCAGCTGGGTCGTGACAGAGGCTGGGTTCTTGCGCCGAATGGACCCACGGGATGAGTCAGTAATGCTCTGGATCTGCAAAGACACACCACACAAAGGAATTTTTTAGTCTTTTTCAAAGAAGtcaaaaagttcaaaacaaagaTATTTCAAACATGAAATCATTGTTGCATGGTCCTCGATATAATACCGAGTATGAATTAGTCTCTCCCAAAATGACACATTGCTtctaatatatataattatagaaCGGTGTAGGGTACACTCACTTGTGCATCTAagggttaattaaaaaaaaaaaaaagaagagatttCTGTTTAGGTTTGCGGTGGATGGCAGGAAAGCAGGCAGGCAATGACTCACACAAGTGAAGTCCAAAGCAAGCATGTTTCGAGCCGGAGGAGGTAAAAATAGCACGAGGTTCGGATCGATATGTATTTATTCCAGTGCTCTGCCAAGACCTTGTGTTGTCACGCTCCGCAGCAAAGATGGCATCCCACTGCTTGGCTTTAGCGCAAATGACGCTTCGCTCCAGCAGCGCTTtatgtcaagtcaaatcaaggcAGGCCATGCTGAGCTGAACCCATCCAGTCAGTCAGTCTCCTTTGAGAACACGTGCGCCAGGGAGCCGAGCGAGCGGGAGCTTTCTTACCTCCCTCTCACGCTCCGTCTTGGTCAGGTTAATCTGCTTGAGCATCTGCGAGCGTTGTTCCATGACCAGGGTCTTCTCGTAGGTGTATGCCGAAATGTCGCCGTCGTGctgcggggcggggcggggcgggtaCCAATATTAAGCACAAACGGTTCTTTTCAGCCAATGCTGGGACAGCAATGCCAAATGCCCAAAAGTCTTTTTCCAAACAATACCATTTCCACCACTTCCACCATAGCGTCGATACGGAGATGATAGAGGAAGGTGGTCAGGTCCTTTTTCATCTGGATGCTGTTGTCGTCCATCTGTGCCACGGTGAAGATGCGCATCTTGCACTTCCTCCAAACCTGAGAGTGAGAAAAGGCACCGCTTGTTGCGCCAGGATGCTTTTGCTtccgaaaagaaaaaacaaaacaaaaagagattGGAGAACCTTGTGCTGGCGCAGGAGGAAGGGaagcagcatcagcatgcctCCGTCATGGACAATCCACCACACGTCAATGTGGCCCTCGGTGAAGCGTTCGCCGTTGGATGGGAAAGCCGCAATGTTTTTAGGTACCAGCAAGGCCAGGTGAGCTGCAGTGGTCTCTCTCACCAACTCTGCAAGGAGGACAAAACACACATGTGGAATGCAGCTTTGGAATATTTGGACAATCAAGCAAAAGTCCAACGATGCAATCGCGTCAGTCTATTTCCAGCCGACCCACCGACAAAGTTCCTCCAGGTCTGATGCTCGTCGCCTTGTTTCCAATTGCGCGGCCACGACACCAGCACGGCGTTATGCTTGAGTCCGCCCAGGCCGCTGGCCTGGAGCAGATGGGAGGTGGCGTCGCGCAGGTTGGACGACACGGTCACCTGAGAGAAGCCCTTCACCTTCTCCGTCTCCATCAGTTTACGCAGCGCCTATGTGGATGATTGGCTTTGCTTGAAAATCCAGCCCGGAAAGTCACTTTCAGCCGCATGGAATTTGCTCGGCATGAGTAGAACCCAGAAGAAAGGCTGCCATTTGAAGTGGTCCTTTTGACAATTCCCAGGGCAAACCCTATAACCCTCTTatctcctttctttctttctcatcAACAATTTGCATGGTTCAATGTGACtcgtaaaaagaagaaaaccatTTGGTGGGGGTGGAGGATACCTGCTCGGCCTTCTGACTGTGTTCGTAATTGTCCAGGTAGGTGCCCACCAGGGCTGTGCCCACGATGGTCAGGCCCTTGCCCGCCTTCAACTGGTTGGTGAGCGAAAGCAGCCTGGGCTGTTCCACGTTCTGCTCGGCATCCACGCTCACCAGCACCAGCAGCTGGGGCCTGGGGCGGAACAAAGCCACAGTACAAAAGGTGGTTGGAAACCAAACAGAACCGGGACGCCAAAGGGAAGCAGCTGGAAAAATTCTCCTTGGTTTGTGACGGACGGCTGTGATGCGGAGAATCACATTAGCCGGGAGATCGCCGGGCATGTGGTTCATTTCAATTGCCACAATCACCAcaccgctgtgtgtgtgtgtgtgtttacctcCAGTTCTTGGTGTGGGGGGGACCTTCCTCCAGACGCATAAGAGCGTAACGTGCGGCGCTCAGGGACAGACCTCGAATGCCGTCACCCCACTCCTTCTCCGCACTGccaaacgcgcacacacacacacacacacacacacatacaagtgAATTATACCTATTAGCTTCATTTGACTTATGTATaatgttttgctcctcttatttattgggttatttgtttattctttattcatcactcattttatttatttattagttattgtttgtgccttcttgtttttattttgtgtcgtctacttgtcgtgtactgtgtctcgtcaccgtgggatggaggaaacggaatttcgctttctttgtgtgtctggacatatgaagggattgacaataacgTGACTTTGAAGTTGAACTTTGAAAGATTGTTTTATAATTCATATCTATTTGTATTTAGGTGATTTCTAGGGGTGATACACCCCTACAAAATGATAGCATCCCAATTTTCTTTCCATCTCAATTTGCTTGGCAAGCGAAGAAAATGCGGATTTGATCCGACTCCTCCTCATAATACAACAACAGTATTCATATTAAGCCTCATTATCATCACTCACCCGGCAAACTCAATATACTTGTAGATGGAACTGGCAATCACCATAGCAACAATGGCGTAGTACCAGGAGCAGATGAACATGAGCGTGAGACACAAGCTCATACCCAGGAAAGAGAGAGTCCTGTGAGGGGgaagaaaggaaaataaaaagacacaGGCGGTGAGAGGACATGGAAAAAATGGAGTTGCTCTTTTGGACACGCACCAGTGGTAGAACTTAAAGCGGGGCCGCCAGTTGGGGGTCCGTAGTAGAGTCTGTAGGGCGCAGGCCAGGTTGACGAACATGTAGCACATTAGGAAAAACCTGCGCAAAACACGCAATGAGAGAAAAGCACACCTTGAAAGTCAGCAAACTCGGGAGTTTCAACCAAAGCGTTAGATTGACTTTTGAAATGTACGTAGTAGCTGGAGTGCTTGTCCTCATGTCAAGTGTGAAGTCCATTTTGGAAAAAtgtgcctcagagccaactgTTTGAAAATGTGTCTCACAATTCAATTCATTCAAACCAATCAATGAAACCTTTTTTGCTGatattattcattgtatgtttgTTTGTATCCGGATGAATTTGCAAGCGTCTGATTTTGCTTCCGCTTGTCCAACTCACATGGACAAGATGGGAGCCACCGAGTCCAGGGAGGCGATGAGGATGCCGGTCTCGCAGATGAGGGCGGTTAGCAGCAAGGACCACGTGGGCTCCCCGTTGGCCTTCCCATGTCCAAAGATCTACAGAACCGAACAATCCCCCCCTTGTTAACTTTTCGAAAGGAGTGCGTCAAGGGCGATAAGACTGACCCGTAGCGCGGGGACGATTCCATCCTTGGC
This genomic interval from Syngnathus typhle isolate RoL2023-S1 ecotype Sweden linkage group LG11, RoL_Styp_1.0, whole genome shotgun sequence contains the following:
- the slc12a5a gene encoding solute carrier family 12 member 5, which encodes MSQRFTVSKSDDVRLPVDIQGEVNLLFEGDKCSSGAEAEGDDAAVAERAESAAAAAAAAGGTEAWTSTVVTIKGDNNPKESSPFINSSDAAAEKSQQYDGKHMALFEEEMDTSPMVSSLLSSLANYSNLPQGSKEHEEAENNEAEPSRKKPVKAPQLGTLMGVYLPCIQNIFGVILFLRMTWLVGIGGIIGTFVIVFMCCTTTMLTAISMSAIATNGVVPAGGSYYMISRSLGPEFGGAVGICFYLGTTYAGAMYILGAIELLLIYIAPKAAIFPLEGLEGAEAEAALLNNMRVYGTILLTSMATVVFVGVKYVNKLALVFLACVILSILAVYAGVIKTAVDPPEFPVCLLGNRTLVSKSFDVCAKTVETANGTVTTQLWRIFCDSPLLNATCDKYFVANNITKIQGIPGVTSGLWTENLFGTYYEKGDLIARINMESAEDVDDPLTNANRYVLADITSFFTLLVGIYFPSVTGIMAGSNRSGDLRDAQKSIPVGTIAAITTTSFVYMSSVILFGACIDGVVLRDKFGEGVHGNLVIGTLAWPSPWVIVIGSFFSTCGAGLQSLTGAPRLLQAIAKDGIVPALRIFGHGKANGEPTWSLLLTALICETGILIASLDSVAPILSMFFLMCYMFVNLACALQTLLRTPNWRPRFKFYHWTLSFLGMSLCLTLMFICSWYYAIVAMVIASSIYKYIEFAGAEKEWGDGIRGLSLSAARYALMRLEEGPPHTKNWRPQLLVLVSVDAEQNVEQPRLLSLTNQLKAGKGLTIVGTALVGTYLDNYEHSQKAEQALRKLMETEKVKGFSQVTVSSNLRDATSHLLQASGLGGLKHNAVLVSWPRNWKQGDEHQTWRNFVELVRETTAAHLALLVPKNIAAFPSNGERFTEGHIDVWWIVHDGGMLMLLPFLLRQHKVWRKCKMRIFTVAQMDDNSIQMKKDLTTFLYHLRIDAMVEVVEMHDGDISAYTYEKTLVMEQRSQMLKQINLTKTEREREIQSITDSSRGSIRRKNPASVTTQLSVSEEPPEEKEEKPEEEVQLIHDNTTPTSPATAAPPPAPAEVARSPGEQVQMTWTEKCDGDASKPAGAATPCGIKDIFNMKPNQSNVRRMHTALRLNEAIMKKSSEAKLVLLNMPGPPKNRTDMEFLEVLTEGLNRVLLVRGGGREVITIYS